Proteins from a single region of Macaca fascicularis isolate 582-1 chromosome 5, T2T-MFA8v1.1:
- the TRAM1L1 gene encoding translocating chain-associated membrane protein 1-like 1, with protein MGLRKKSTRNPPVLSQEFILQNHADIVSCVGMFFLLGLVFEGTAEASIVFLTLQHSVAVPAAEEPTTGSKSLYYYGVKDLATVFFYMLVAIIIHATIQEYVLDKINKRMQFTKAKQNKFNESGQFSVFYFFSCIWGTFILISENCLSDPTLIWRAHPHCMMTFQMKFFYISQLAYWFHALPELYFQKIRKQDIPRQLVYIGLHLFHITGAYLLYLNHLGLLLLVLHYFVELLSHMCGLFYFSDEKYQKGISLWAIVFILGRLMTLIVSVLTVGFHLAGSQNQNPDAITGNVNVLAAKIAVLSSSCTIQAYVTWNLITLRLQRWIEDSNIQASCMKKKRSRSSKKRTENGVGMETSNRVDCLPKRKEKSS; from the coding sequence ATGGGGCTCCGTAAGAAGAGCACCAGGAACCCCCCCGTTCTGAGCCAGGAATTCATCCTGCAGAATCATGCGGACATCGTCTCCTGCGTGGGGATGTTCTTCCTGCTGGGGCTTGTGTTCGAGGGAACAGCAGAAGCATCCATCGTGTTTCTCACTCTTCAACACAGTGTTGCTGTCCCTGCAGCAGAGGAACCAACCACGGGATCAAAGTCCCTCTATTATTATGGTGTCAAAGATTTGGCCACGGTTTTCTTCTACATGCTGGTGGCAATCATTATTCATGCCACAATTCAGGAATATGTGTTGGATAAAATTAACAAGAGAATGCAGTTCACCAAAGCGAAACAAAACAAGTTTAATGAATCTGGTCAGTTTAGTgtgttctactttttttcttgtatttggggcacattcattttaatttctgaaaactgCCTGTCAGACCCAACTCTCATATGGAGGGCTCATCCCCATTGCATGATGACATTTCAAATGAAGTTTTTCTACATATCCCAGTTGGCTTACTGGTTTCATGCTCTTCCTGAACTCTACTTCCAGAAAATCAGAAAACAGGACATCCCTCGTCAACTTGTCTACATTGGTCTTCACCTCTTTCACATTACTGGAGCTTATCTGTTGTACTTGAATCATTTGGGACTTCTTCTTTTGGTACTGCATTATTTTGTTGAATTACTTTCCCACATGTGCGGCCTGTTTTACTTTAGTGATGAAAAGTACCAGAAAGGCATATCTCTGTGGGCCATTGTGTTTATCTTGGGTAGACTTATGACTTTAATTGTTTCCGTACTCACGGTTGGGTTTCACCTGGCTGGATCGCAGAATCAGAATCCTGATGCCATTACTGGAAATGTAAATGTGTTGGCAGCTAAAATTGCTGTTCTGTCGTCCAGTTGCACGATCCAAGCCTATGTAACATGGAACTTAATTACTCTCCGGCTTCAGAGGTGGATAGAAGATTCTAATATTCAAGCCTCATGTATGAAGAAGAAACGGTCAAGATCTtctaaaaaaagaacagaaaacggAGTGGGAATGGAAACTTCAAATAGAGTAGACTGTCTgccaaagaggaaagagaaatctTCATAA